One window of Perca flavescens isolate YP-PL-M2 chromosome 6, PFLA_1.0, whole genome shotgun sequence genomic DNA carries:
- the mrpl13 gene encoding large ribosomal subunit protein uL13m, which yields MSSFSRSAQQWATFARSWFLIDARVQPPGKIATMCAVRLQGKHKPIYHALSDCGDHVVVINTKHIAFSGNKWEQKVYSSHTGYPGGFKQVTATQLHQKDPKAIVKLAVYGMLPRNLHRRTMMQRLHIFPDDELPDDIRANLTEELPQPREIPRKLSEYTQEEIDAFPRLWTPPEDYKMK from the exons ATGTCAAGTTTCTCTAGATCTGCCCAG CAATGGGCGACCTTTGCTCGTTCCTGGTTCCTGATTGATGCCAGAGTGCAGCCTCCTGGAAAGATCGCAACCATGTGTGCTGTTAGATTACAGGGGAAACACAAGCCTATCTACCATGCACTGA GTGACTGTGGTGACCATGTAGTAGTAATAAACACCAAACACATAGCTTTCTCTGGAAACAAATGGGAGCAGAAAGTCTACTCATCACACACGGG GTATCCAGGTGGATTTAAACAGGTCACAGCTACCCAGCTGCACCAAAAAGACCCAAAAGCT ATTGTGAAGTTAGCGGTTTACGGTATGCTGCCAAGGAATCTGCACCGCCGCACCATGATGCAACGATTACACATCTTTCCTGATGAC GAGCTGCCAGACGACATCCGAGCCAACCTGACGGAGGAGCTGCCGCAGCCCAGGGAAATCCCCAGGAAACTCAGCGAGTACACGCAGGAGGAGATAGACGCCTTCCCCAGGCTGTGGACACC